In one window of Armatimonadota bacterium DNA:
- a CDS encoding endonuclease MutS2, with translation MDPRTLRVLEYHRIVELLAEHATSTVGKEQTRALEPAADLDVARARQQETSEARFVLEEDSAPPLGGIRDIREVVRGAAKHQVLEPAHLLDIAGTAFAARRLRSFVLSRQDACPALAAHALGLRDFRHLEDEITHCVDSRAQVKDDASEELTRLRQRAHALHASLEQRLQRVLHNRQYERMIQEPLITVRNGRYCIPIRSEFRTEFRGIIHGSSASGATVFMEPLALVDTGNDLAEAREEEEREVRRILAGLSQGVGRAARELLETVEVLATLDAIFARAHLSQAQDACAPQLNADGVIDVVGARHPLLAGDVVPIDIRIGEGFTALVITGPNTGGKTVSLKTVGLLSLMAQSGLHVPAEPGSRLAAFKQIFADIGDEQSIQQNLSTFSSHMAQIVEVMRAVPRNANALVLLDEIGAGTDPAEGSALAKAILTEMHSRGARTVVTTHYGELKAFAYAQPGIENASVEFDPQSLQPTYHLRIGLPGSSTAFAIARRLGLPDDVVSTARSMLGETQTVMEDAIRGIEESQRRLQAERAGAERERRELQAARADFERRLRDLESKRSQILRDARREASRVLNETRAQAAEIIERLQHEARRKPKRAEADRTAHQAQGDLARVDERVEEALPAPPPEPAPPPPKPEPEPAQPVEKIRPGEAVIVRTVGQRGTILGPAPEEGMVEVQVGILKLKVRTEDLEQVPPSEMEPAPQLAKAGEVPPEIHLRGMRVADALEVLDKYLDDAILAGMTEVRIVHGLGTGAVRNAVREALAKHPHVHGYRQGRRDEGAAGVTIAELVPGDPG, from the coding sequence ATGGACCCTCGCACTCTGCGAGTTCTCGAGTATCATAGGATCGTCGAGCTGCTGGCCGAGCACGCGACCTCCACCGTCGGCAAAGAGCAGACCCGCGCCCTCGAGCCCGCGGCTGACCTCGACGTCGCGCGCGCGCGCCAGCAGGAGACCTCCGAGGCGCGATTCGTCCTCGAGGAGGACAGCGCGCCTCCGCTCGGCGGCATCCGCGATATCCGCGAAGTCGTGCGCGGTGCCGCAAAGCACCAGGTCCTCGAACCGGCGCACCTCCTCGACATCGCCGGTACCGCCTTCGCCGCTCGGCGCCTGCGGTCGTTCGTCCTCTCGCGCCAGGACGCTTGTCCGGCCCTCGCCGCTCACGCTCTCGGGCTCCGCGACTTCCGCCACCTTGAGGATGAGATCACGCATTGCGTGGACTCTCGCGCCCAGGTCAAAGACGACGCCAGCGAAGAGCTGACCCGTCTGCGCCAGCGTGCGCACGCGCTCCACGCATCCCTCGAGCAAAGGCTCCAGCGCGTCCTGCACAACCGACAGTACGAGCGCATGATCCAGGAGCCCCTCATCACGGTGCGTAACGGGCGCTACTGCATCCCGATCCGCAGCGAGTTCCGCACCGAGTTCCGCGGCATCATCCACGGCTCCTCGGCCAGCGGTGCGACCGTGTTCATGGAACCGCTCGCTCTCGTGGACACGGGCAACGATCTCGCCGAGGCGCGCGAGGAGGAGGAACGCGAGGTGCGCCGCATCCTCGCCGGCCTCAGCCAGGGAGTAGGCCGCGCCGCGCGAGAGCTGCTCGAAACCGTGGAGGTCCTCGCGACGCTCGACGCCATCTTCGCCCGCGCTCACCTCAGCCAGGCCCAGGACGCCTGCGCGCCGCAGCTTAACGCCGACGGCGTCATTGACGTCGTCGGCGCGCGCCACCCCTTGCTCGCCGGAGACGTCGTGCCCATTGACATCCGCATCGGCGAAGGATTCACCGCCCTCGTCATCACCGGCCCCAACACCGGCGGCAAGACCGTCAGCCTGAAGACGGTCGGCCTGCTCTCGCTTATGGCTCAGTCAGGGCTGCACGTGCCCGCCGAGCCAGGCAGCCGCCTCGCCGCCTTCAAGCAGATCTTCGCCGACATCGGCGACGAGCAGAGCATTCAGCAAAACCTGTCCACGTTCTCCTCCCACATGGCCCAGATCGTCGAGGTCATGCGCGCGGTCCCGCGCAACGCCAACGCCCTCGTGTTGCTCGATGAAATCGGCGCCGGCACCGACCCGGCGGAAGGCTCCGCCCTGGCCAAGGCGATACTCACCGAAATGCATTCGCGCGGCGCGCGGACCGTCGTGACCACCCACTACGGCGAACTCAAGGCCTTCGCCTACGCCCAGCCGGGCATCGAGAACGCGAGCGTCGAGTTCGACCCGCAGAGCCTCCAACCCACGTATCACCTGCGCATCGGCCTGCCCGGCAGCAGCACCGCCTTTGCCATCGCGCGGCGCCTGGGGCTGCCGGACGACGTCGTCTCTACCGCCCGCTCAATGCTCGGCGAAACCCAGACCGTGATGGAGGACGCCATCCGCGGCATCGAAGAGTCCCAGCGCCGCCTCCAGGCCGAACGCGCCGGCGCCGAACGCGAGCGCCGCGAGCTGCAGGCAGCGCGCGCCGACTTCGAACGCCGTCTCCGCGACCTGGAATCGAAGCGCAGCCAGATCCTGCGTGACGCCCGCCGCGAGGCGTCGCGTGTGCTCAACGAAACCCGCGCGCAAGCCGCGGAGATCATCGAGCGCCTGCAGCACGAAGCCCGCCGCAAGCCGAAACGCGCCGAGGCCGACCGCACCGCCCACCAGGCTCAAGGTGACCTCGCTCGCGTGGACGAGCGCGTGGAAGAGGCGTTGCCCGCTCCCCCGCCCGAGCCGGCACCGCCGCCCCCTAAGCCTGAGCCCGAGCCCGCGCAGCCCGTCGAGAAGATCCGTCCCGGCGAAGCCGTCATCGTCCGCACCGTCGGCCAGCGCGGCACCATCCTCGGCCCCGCCCCGGAAGAGGGTATGGTTGAGGTGCAGGTCGGCATACTCAAGCTCAAGGTGCGTACCGAAGATCTCGAGCAGGTGCCTCCGTCGGAGATGGAGCCTGCGCCCCAGTTGGCGAAGGCCGGGGAAGTCCCGCCCGAGATTCACCTGCGCGGGATGCGCGTGGCCGATGCCCTCGAAGTGCTCGACAAGTACCTCGACGATGCCATCCTTGCGGGCATGACGGAAGTGAGAATCGTTCACGGCCTTGGCACTGGCGCGGTACGCAACGCGGTGCGCGAGGCCTTGGCCAAACATCCCCACGTCCACGGGTACCGCCAGGGCCGCCGCGACGAGGGCGCCGCCGGCGTCACCATCGCCGAACTCGTCCCCGGCGACCCGGGCTAG
- a CDS encoding acetoin utilization protein AcuC, which produces MHKATLIYSPTFAEYKLSDTHPLRPERLTLAFELMQAYGLFSDSGVNSQQPTEAGREFLLKVHAEEYVDIVKALGEGRSVDSPSRYGLDTSDNPIFPGMYEASALCVGGSVLAADLVINGKTEVAFNIGGGLHHAHRNRAAGFCVFNDPAIAIAHILERTDDDARVAYIDIDAHHGDGVQEAFYDSNRVLTISLHETGRYLFPGTGFVEESGIGDGVGYSVNIPLAPYTDDETYLWAFREVVPPLIEAFRPDFILTQLGADTHYRDPLTHLALTTAGYTEVLNTFKRLPGKWVACGGGGYDLEVVPRAWTLAFAVMADLDLPDEIPGAAARHYPDTSGRLRDAEAPESGPELRAGIKVMAERTVQQIKRLIFPRHRL; this is translated from the coding sequence GCTGATGCAGGCCTACGGCCTGTTCAGCGACTCGGGCGTGAACTCGCAGCAGCCCACCGAGGCCGGCCGAGAGTTCCTGCTCAAGGTGCACGCCGAGGAGTACGTGGATATCGTCAAGGCGCTGGGCGAGGGCAGGAGTGTTGATTCGCCCTCGCGCTATGGCCTCGACACCTCCGACAACCCCATCTTCCCCGGCATGTACGAGGCATCCGCGCTGTGCGTGGGCGGCTCGGTGCTGGCTGCGGACCTCGTTATCAACGGCAAGACCGAGGTCGCCTTCAACATCGGCGGGGGGCTGCATCATGCCCACCGTAACCGCGCCGCGGGATTCTGCGTGTTCAACGACCCCGCGATCGCCATCGCGCACATCCTCGAGCGCACCGACGACGACGCCAGAGTCGCCTACATCGACATAGACGCCCATCACGGCGACGGCGTCCAGGAGGCGTTCTACGACTCCAACCGCGTGCTCACCATCTCCCTCCACGAGACCGGCCGCTACCTCTTCCCCGGCACCGGCTTCGTCGAAGAGTCGGGGATCGGGGATGGCGTCGGCTATTCCGTCAACATTCCCCTCGCGCCGTACACCGACGACGAGACCTACCTCTGGGCATTCCGCGAAGTCGTGCCGCCGTTGATCGAAGCGTTCAGACCGGACTTCATTCTCACTCAACTCGGAGCAGACACCCACTACCGCGATCCGCTGACACACCTGGCGCTGACCACCGCCGGCTATACGGAAGTCCTCAATACCTTCAAGCGCCTGCCGGGCAAGTGGGTCGCCTGCGGCGGCGGGGGGTATGACCTCGAGGTCGTGCCGCGGGCGTGGACGCTCGCCTTCGCGGTCATGGCCGACCTCGACCTGCCCGACGAGATCCCCGGAGCCGCCGCCCGGCACTACCCCGACACTTCGGGCCGCTTGCGCGACGCCGAGGCGCCCGAGTCCGGCCCGGAACTGCGCGCCGGAATCAAAGTCATGGCCGAGCGCACGGTGCAGCAGATCAAACGCCTCATCTTCCCCCGCCACCGGCTGTGA